From Achromobacter spanius, a single genomic window includes:
- a CDS encoding tripartite tricarboxylate transporter permease, producing MSPELLEQIMVAAGMGLLGAVVFAAIGLVSGTDETTTLAPLTLLVVLLGVPPAGVFTFFLAGAVAKHMTHAVPTALLGIPGDTLATPLLQDANMLRKLGVPHIALRKMVSGAIVAAFVAVPLAVLFAVLLAPFGAAITKSAPWIFLAAALLIAYFSAGRWAAVALLVPFVMVIIALQSLTAKYGVKLSISYFLGIAIGPLIADLFTVLSPQGRGKMMRDKVRTFSLAPDVKGWSGYFPNPLKVMDRVQTRWTLATAAVSSATFVFSPVAMTVVLGELVGSRVKHAYHRLTTVLSARNGVTEATYIAEALIPLIAFGLPLSPVAAGPAAPLFNAPPRFTVDAATGQTHNLHNLLNHWEFLGYGMLAVLLAAVVSYPFAMNFARRAALFVSRRVSHEAIIATFVGLIIVISVWEGQFLGLLVILTMGLIGGLLSRLFGFNTGVQFMGYYTAVLSVPAIIKLAT from the coding sequence ATGAGCCCCGAACTGCTTGAACAAATCATGGTGGCCGCCGGCATGGGCCTGCTGGGCGCGGTCGTGTTTGCGGCGATCGGCCTGGTGTCCGGCACCGACGAAACCACGACGCTCGCGCCGCTGACGCTGCTGGTTGTACTGCTGGGCGTGCCGCCCGCCGGTGTCTTCACGTTCTTTCTGGCGGGTGCGGTGGCCAAGCACATGACGCACGCCGTGCCGACTGCGCTGCTGGGCATCCCGGGCGACACGCTGGCTACACCGCTGCTGCAGGACGCGAACATGCTGCGCAAGCTGGGCGTGCCGCACATTGCGCTGCGCAAGATGGTGTCCGGCGCCATCGTCGCCGCCTTCGTCGCCGTGCCGCTGGCGGTGCTGTTCGCCGTGCTGCTGGCTCCGTTCGGCGCCGCCATCACCAAATCCGCCCCCTGGATCTTCCTGGCGGCCGCATTGCTGATCGCGTATTTTTCGGCAGGTCGCTGGGCGGCCGTGGCGCTCCTGGTGCCGTTCGTCATGGTCATCATTGCGCTGCAAAGCCTGACGGCCAAGTACGGCGTGAAGCTCAGTATCAGCTACTTCCTGGGCATCGCCATCGGCCCGCTGATCGCCGACCTGTTCACCGTGCTCTCGCCCCAAGGCCGCGGCAAGATGATGCGCGACAAGGTCCGCACGTTCTCGCTGGCGCCTGACGTGAAGGGCTGGTCGGGCTACTTTCCGAACCCGCTCAAGGTCATGGACCGGGTGCAGACGCGCTGGACGCTTGCCACGGCGGCCGTGTCCAGCGCCACCTTCGTGTTCAGCCCGGTTGCCATGACCGTCGTGCTGGGCGAACTGGTGGGCTCGCGCGTCAAGCACGCCTATCACCGGCTGACGACGGTGCTCAGCGCGCGCAACGGCGTGACCGAGGCCACCTATATTGCCGAGGCGCTGATTCCGCTGATCGCCTTCGGCCTGCCGCTGAGCCCCGTGGCGGCCGGACCGGCCGCGCCGCTCTTTAACGCGCCGCCCCGCTTCACGGTGGATGCGGCAACAGGCCAGACGCACAACCTGCACAATCTGCTGAACCACTGGGAATTCCTGGGTTACGGCATGCTGGCGGTGCTGCTGGCGGCGGTGGTGTCGTACCCTTTCGCCATGAACTTCGCGCGCCGCGCCGCGCTGTTCGTGTCGCGCCGCGTCAGTCACGAAGCCATCATTGCCACGTTTGTCGGCCTGATCATCGTGATCAGCGTCTGGGAAGGCCAATTCCTGGGCCTGCTCGTCATCCTGACCATGGGCCTCATCGGCGGCCTGCTGTCGCGCCTGTTCGGCTTCAATACCGGCGTGCAGTTCATGGGCTACTACACCGCCGTGCTGTCCGTGCCGGCGATCATCAAGCTGGCTACCTAA
- a CDS encoding NAD(P)H-dependent flavin oxidoreductase gives MTWFKSLTLAGRELLPIVQGGMGVGVSAHRLAGAVASQNAVGTIASVDLRHHHADLVERTEKCNDRDTIDTANREALHREVRAALDTAQGRGLVAVNVMKAVRDHPALVRQACESGAEAIVMGAGLPLDLPEMTADFPKVALVPILSEARGVAAVLKKWMKKGRLADAVVIEHPGYAGGHLGAARLDDLHSERFDFKKVLADCHALFTELQLGRDAPRLIVAGGVGSHDQVRHWLSNGADGVQVGTAFAVTHEGDAHENFKRVLIDADPAELAEFTSVAGLPARAVNTPWLTRYLRQEGTLQANTRADPRRCSQRMDCLTQCGLRDGIAKFGQFCIDLKLAAAMRGEVSRGLFFRGASKLPFGNAMRSVRELMDYLLHGEMPATA, from the coding sequence ATGACGTGGTTCAAATCACTCACCCTCGCCGGACGCGAGTTGCTGCCCATCGTGCAGGGCGGCATGGGCGTTGGCGTATCCGCCCATCGCCTGGCCGGCGCGGTTGCCAGCCAGAACGCCGTGGGCACCATTGCCAGCGTCGATTTGCGCCATCACCACGCCGATCTCGTGGAAAGAACCGAAAAATGCAACGACCGCGACACGATCGACACCGCCAACCGTGAAGCCCTGCATCGCGAAGTGCGCGCAGCGCTCGACACCGCGCAGGGCCGCGGCCTGGTGGCGGTAAACGTCATGAAGGCCGTGCGCGACCATCCCGCGCTGGTGCGCCAGGCCTGCGAAAGCGGCGCCGAGGCCATCGTCATGGGTGCGGGCCTGCCGCTCGACCTGCCTGAAATGACGGCGGACTTCCCCAAAGTGGCGCTCGTGCCGATTCTTTCCGAGGCCCGCGGTGTTGCTGCCGTGCTGAAGAAATGGATGAAAAAGGGACGACTGGCCGACGCCGTCGTCATTGAACACCCCGGTTACGCGGGCGGCCACCTGGGCGCGGCGCGACTCGACGACCTGCACAGCGAACGCTTCGACTTCAAAAAGGTGCTGGCCGATTGCCACGCCCTTTTCACTGAACTGCAACTGGGCCGCGACGCCCCCCGCCTGATCGTCGCAGGCGGCGTCGGCAGCCACGATCAGGTCCGCCACTGGCTCAGCAACGGCGCCGATGGCGTGCAGGTCGGCACCGCGTTCGCCGTCACCCACGAAGGCGACGCCCACGAAAACTTCAAGCGCGTCCTGATCGACGCCGACCCCGCCGAACTGGCGGAATTCACCAGCGTGGCCGGTCTGCCGGCACGTGCGGTCAACACTCCGTGGCTGACGCGCTACCTGCGCCAGGAAGGCACGCTGCAGGCCAACACCCGCGCCGATCCGCGCCGCTGCAGCCAGCGCATGGACTGCCTGACGCAATGCGGCCTGCGCGACGGCATCGCCAAGTTCGGCCAATTCTGCATCGACTTGAAACTTGCGGCCGCCATGCGCGGCGAAGTCAGCCGCGGTCTGTTCTTCCGCGGCGCATCCAAACTGCCGTTCGGCAATGCCATGCGTTCCGTGCGCGAACTGATGGACTACCTGCTGCACGGCGAGATGCCCGCAACGGCGTAA
- a CDS encoding HAD family hydrolase, translating to MHTSAPRLVIFDCDGVLIDSEIIAARAQSSALAEHGIAITPEEAALRFAGIPDADMWRTLQAEHACSLPDEFARQYADRLERTFRTELRPLPHVHETLKVLKERGLDLCVASSSMPAKLEAALKMVGLWETFAPHVFSTAQVAKGKPAPDVFLYAARQMRAAVLDCVVVEDSVPGVRAARAARMRAVGFVGASHNGPQQRQRLLDEGAFEVIDDLRRLPEII from the coding sequence ATGCACACGTCCGCCCCGCGCCTGGTCATTTTTGACTGCGACGGCGTCCTGATCGATAGCGAAATCATCGCTGCGCGCGCCCAATCCAGCGCCCTGGCCGAACACGGCATTGCGATCACGCCCGAAGAGGCCGCGCTACGTTTCGCCGGCATTCCCGATGCGGACATGTGGCGCACGCTGCAGGCAGAGCATGCCTGCTCGTTGCCCGATGAGTTCGCGCGCCAATATGCCGACCGGCTGGAACGCACGTTCCGCACCGAGCTGCGCCCCTTGCCGCACGTGCACGAGACGCTGAAGGTATTGAAGGAACGTGGGCTGGACCTGTGCGTCGCGTCCAGCAGCATGCCGGCCAAGCTGGAGGCCGCGCTCAAGATGGTGGGTCTGTGGGAGACGTTTGCGCCCCATGTGTTCAGCACGGCGCAGGTGGCCAAGGGTAAGCCGGCGCCGGACGTCTTTCTGTATGCGGCGCGGCAGATGCGGGCCGCGGTGCTGGATTGCGTCGTGGTCGAGGACAGCGTGCCGGGTGTGCGTGCCGCGCGTGCGGCGCGCATGCGGGCGGTGGGATTCGTGGGCGCCTCGCACAACGGACCGCAGCAGCGGCAGCGGTTGCTGGACGAGGGCGCCTTTGAAGTGATCGACGATCTGCGGCGGCTGCCGGAGATCATCTGA
- a CDS encoding CynX/NimT family MFS transporter: protein MDKVEGSAGTVAQGHWGAVLAIVGAGVVAALQVGKVIIAAPLLRKDMGLDLASIGTLTAVFSILGMVGGIAAGGVIARFGARRMLILGLAATAAGTAAGALAPGYGVLLGSRVIEGLGFLMITVAGPAALQRIVTGGRRDFAFALWSCYMPAGMAIAMLASQAFDDWHAYWWCAGIAAGVALASIVVLAPPTPGGAALSWQGLRQDTVDTMGAAGPMLLALSFTLYSLMFFALFTFLPVLLMEQLGLTLAAAGLYSAIASAANVVGNLGAGVLLARGWRRSTLIACASAVMAAVSLLIFGSALPAMTTFLLCVLFSAVGGLIPATLLGTAPLVAPRPALTAASVGLVMQGSNLGQVIGPVAVGGAIDRFGWTSASFIVAAAGLAGVLVAWRLRRVEGTNP from the coding sequence ATGGACAAGGTTGAAGGTTCGGCGGGCACTGTGGCGCAGGGTCATTGGGGCGCGGTGCTGGCCATCGTGGGCGCGGGCGTCGTGGCGGCGCTGCAAGTGGGCAAGGTCATCATCGCCGCGCCGTTGCTGCGCAAGGACATGGGGCTGGACCTCGCGTCCATCGGCACGCTGACGGCGGTGTTTTCGATTTTGGGCATGGTGGGCGGCATCGCGGCGGGCGGGGTGATCGCGCGCTTTGGCGCCCGGCGCATGCTGATCCTGGGATTGGCCGCGACGGCTGCGGGCACCGCGGCCGGTGCGCTGGCGCCCGGGTATGGCGTGCTGCTCGGCTCGCGGGTGATCGAGGGACTGGGTTTCCTGATGATCACGGTGGCGGGTCCCGCCGCGCTGCAGCGCATCGTCACCGGCGGCAGGCGCGATTTCGCCTTCGCGCTCTGGAGCTGCTACATGCCGGCCGGGATGGCGATCGCGATGCTCGCCTCGCAGGCGTTCGACGATTGGCACGCCTATTGGTGGTGCGCCGGCATCGCCGCGGGCGTGGCGCTTGCCAGCATCGTCGTCCTGGCGCCACCCACACCTGGCGGCGCCGCCCTGTCGTGGCAGGGGCTGCGCCAGGACACCGTCGACACCATGGGCGCCGCCGGACCGATGCTGCTGGCGCTGTCGTTCACCCTCTACAGTCTGATGTTCTTCGCGCTGTTCACGTTCCTGCCGGTACTGCTCATGGAGCAACTGGGGCTGACGCTTGCGGCGGCCGGGTTGTACAGCGCCATCGCCAGCGCCGCCAACGTGGTGGGCAATCTGGGCGCGGGGGTGCTGCTTGCGCGCGGGTGGCGGCGGTCCACGCTGATCGCCTGCGCCAGCGCGGTGATGGCGGCCGTGTCGCTACTGATCTTCGGCTCGGCGCTGCCCGCCATGACCACCTTTCTGCTGTGCGTGCTGTTCTCGGCCGTCGGCGGCCTGATCCCGGCCACGCTGCTTGGCACCGCGCCGCTGGTGGCCCCGCGCCCGGCGCTGACCGCGGCGTCGGTGGGGCTGGTCATGCAGGGCAGCAACCTTGGCCAGGTCATCGGGCCGGTGGCGGTGGGCGGCGCCATCGACCGCTTCGGCTGGACCTCCGCGTCGTTCATCGTGGCGGCGGCGGGACTGGCGGGCGTCCTCGTCGCCTGGCGGCTGCGGCGGGTCGAGGGCACGAATCCTTGA
- a CDS encoding LysR family transcriptional regulator, which produces MIDALTLDQLRVFAAVADTGSFRAAARRLSRVQSAVSHAISNMEAQLGVPLFDRTGHRPVMTPQGQALLANARDILLRVDAMRARAQGLGEGVELELSLVVDTLFPIERAGAALAHMRAAYPSVAMRVSVLPLGGPVEALLAGTHTLGILAGEHFRHPRIAVQALGAIQMVAVVGASHPLAQTARAGRTLNAADLADHLQIVQSDPSRLSEGRDFAVLSPQTCRVSGQDTKHALILSGLGWGRLPLWQVERDLAEGRLLRVPAASLGRDSQITTETYLAHRIDQPLGPAARTLAAALHAGIQP; this is translated from the coding sequence ATGATCGATGCGCTCACCCTTGACCAGCTGCGCGTGTTCGCCGCCGTCGCGGACACAGGCAGCTTCCGCGCCGCCGCCCGCCGTCTGTCCCGCGTACAGTCCGCGGTCAGCCACGCCATCTCCAATATGGAGGCGCAACTGGGCGTGCCGCTCTTCGACCGCACCGGCCATCGTCCCGTCATGACGCCGCAGGGTCAGGCGCTGCTTGCGAATGCCCGCGACATCCTGCTGCGAGTCGATGCAATGCGCGCCCGGGCGCAGGGCCTGGGCGAAGGCGTGGAGCTGGAACTTTCGCTGGTGGTGGATACGCTCTTTCCGATCGAAAGGGCTGGCGCGGCGCTGGCCCACATGCGCGCGGCGTATCCCTCGGTGGCGATGCGCGTGTCGGTACTGCCGCTGGGCGGGCCGGTCGAAGCGTTGCTGGCCGGCACGCACACGCTGGGCATTCTTGCGGGCGAGCATTTCCGGCATCCCCGCATTGCGGTGCAGGCGCTTGGGGCGATCCAGATGGTGGCCGTCGTCGGCGCTTCGCATCCCCTGGCGCAGACCGCGCGCGCTGGCCGGACGCTTAACGCAGCGGACCTGGCGGATCACCTGCAGATCGTGCAATCCGATCCCTCGCGGCTGTCGGAAGGCCGCGACTTTGCCGTGCTGTCCCCCCAGACCTGCCGCGTCAGCGGCCAGGACACCAAGCACGCGCTGATTCTGTCCGGGCTGGGCTGGGGCCGGCTGCCGCTCTGGCAGGTGGAGCGCGATCTGGCCGAGGGCCGCCTGCTGCGCGTACCCGCCGCCAGCCTGGGCCGCGACAGCCAGATCACCACCGAAACCTATCTGGCGCACCGCATCGACCAGCCGTTGGGTCCGGCCGCGCGCACCCTGGCCGCGGCGCTGCACGCCGGCATTCAACCCTGA
- a CDS encoding DUF169 domain-containing protein: protein MEETRQETPLDWASLVDDLNRLLRLKTTVIGMKLYEHEADMAGVKGLRRPKATHTTDQIVGMAARLGWTVGITGDDLVGAQCRAVIGLGPQDEDWKRGKEYVGVWHATEADARARQEALTCVPAGKYRAMVVSPLANGRLDPPDICLVYATPGQMIILINGLQWKNYRRFDWSVVGETACADSWGRALATGEPSLSLPCFAERRYGGVPDDEMLMALPPRYLPIAIEGMKALAANGLRYPIAPYGIQNDVRAGMGVSYAQPPKTQG, encoded by the coding sequence ATGGAAGAGACAAGACAGGAAACCCCACTCGACTGGGCATCGTTGGTCGACGACCTGAACCGGCTGCTGCGGCTGAAGACCACCGTCATCGGCATGAAGCTCTACGAGCACGAAGCCGACATGGCAGGGGTAAAGGGCCTGCGCCGGCCCAAGGCCACGCACACCACGGACCAGATCGTGGGCATGGCGGCGCGGCTGGGCTGGACGGTCGGTATTACGGGCGATGATCTGGTCGGCGCGCAATGCCGCGCCGTCATCGGACTGGGGCCGCAGGACGAAGACTGGAAGCGCGGCAAGGAATATGTGGGCGTCTGGCACGCGACCGAAGCCGATGCCCGGGCCCGCCAGGAGGCGCTGACCTGTGTGCCGGCGGGCAAGTACCGCGCCATGGTCGTATCGCCCCTGGCGAACGGGCGCCTCGACCCGCCGGACATCTGCCTCGTGTACGCGACCCCCGGCCAGATGATCATCCTGATCAATGGCCTGCAATGGAAGAACTACCGGCGCTTTGACTGGAGCGTCGTGGGGGAAACGGCCTGTGCGGACTCCTGGGGCAGGGCGCTTGCCACCGGCGAGCCAAGCCTGTCCTTGCCCTGTTTCGCCGAACGCCGCTATGGCGGCGTGCCCGACGACGAAATGCTCATGGCGCTGCCCCCGCGCTATCTGCCGATTGCCATCGAAGGCATGAAGGCGCTGGCGGCCAATGGCCTGCGCTATCCCATCGCGCCGTATGGCATCCAGAACGACGTGCGCGCGGGCATGGGGGTGAGCTACGCGCAGCCGCCCAAGACTCAGGGTTGA
- a CDS encoding LysR substrate-binding domain-containing protein codes for MLTPNELALLEAIRDSGSLSRAAARLGKAPSSVSHAARQLEERFDALLFDRRGYRLQLTPAGQLLADEAARLAQDVSRLTQRVRQVASGWEDRLHIVSDEILEFELMAPLIQAFDKLESGVRLRFTHEVLGGTWEALREGRADLIVGATNEPQTMPNLQWAALGEMEWLFAVSPRHPLAKAKGPLRQDQIQQHRAVVVADTARGSSARGYGRVGGQATLAVPSMRAKILAQREGLGVGWVPRQRVASLLARGELVEMATETPREPNLLYLAWRGDHDGRALRWWLDQLRQPRMGAALMRGIDGFA; via the coding sequence ATGCTGACCCCCAATGAACTCGCGTTGCTGGAAGCCATCCGCGACAGCGGCAGCTTGTCCCGAGCCGCCGCCCGGCTGGGCAAGGCCCCGTCTTCCGTGTCGCACGCGGCGAGGCAACTGGAGGAACGCTTCGATGCCCTGTTGTTCGACCGCCGCGGCTACCGCTTGCAGCTGACGCCCGCCGGCCAGTTGCTGGCGGACGAAGCCGCGCGGCTGGCGCAGGATGTCAGCCGGCTCACGCAACGCGTGCGGCAGGTGGCCAGCGGTTGGGAAGATCGCCTGCACATCGTCAGCGACGAGATCCTGGAATTCGAACTGATGGCGCCGCTGATCCAGGCCTTCGACAAACTGGAATCGGGCGTCCGGCTGCGCTTCACGCACGAGGTGCTGGGCGGCACGTGGGAAGCGCTGCGCGAGGGGCGGGCTGACCTGATCGTGGGCGCGACCAACGAACCGCAGACCATGCCGAACCTGCAATGGGCGGCGCTGGGCGAGATGGAATGGCTGTTTGCCGTATCACCGCGCCATCCGCTGGCCAAGGCAAAGGGGCCGTTGCGCCAGGACCAGATCCAGCAGCATCGCGCCGTCGTCGTTGCCGACACGGCGCGCGGCTCGTCGGCGCGCGGTTATGGCAGGGTCGGCGGGCAGGCCACGCTGGCCGTGCCCAGCATGCGCGCCAAGATCCTGGCGCAACGCGAAGGCCTGGGCGTGGGTTGGGTGCCGCGCCAACGCGTGGCTTCGCTGCTGGCGCGGGGCGAATTGGTGGAAATGGCCACCGAGACGCCGCGCGAGCCCAACCTGCTGTACCTCGCGTGGCGCGGCGATCACGACGGGCGGGCGCTGCGCTGGTGGCTGGACCAGTTGCGCCAGCCGCGCATGGGGGCGGCGCTGATGCGAGGCATCGACGGGTTCGCCTGA
- a CDS encoding SDR family oxidoreductase, whose amino-acid sequence MNRFEQKTVLVTGGTSGIGLAAAQAFAAEGARVIVTGRDTAALEKTRATLGGNALAIQNTAGAPGAAAALADALSSAGVRLDAVFVNAGIAKFATLADATEDLWDQTFDTNVKGVFFQLQALDPLLNTGASIVLNGSINAHIGMPASSIYAASKAALISLAKTLSAEWLPRGIRVNVVSPGPVATPIYGKLGLDADTLEKTAASIQAQIPLGRFGTPQEIAATVLHLAARESAFIVGTEIIADGGMSQL is encoded by the coding sequence ATGAACCGCTTTGAACAGAAAACCGTCCTCGTCACCGGTGGCACCAGCGGCATCGGCCTCGCTGCCGCCCAAGCCTTCGCCGCCGAAGGCGCCCGCGTCATCGTCACCGGACGCGACACCGCGGCGCTGGAAAAGACCCGCGCCACCCTGGGCGGCAACGCGCTGGCCATTCAGAACACCGCCGGCGCACCCGGGGCCGCCGCCGCCCTGGCCGACGCCCTGTCATCGGCAGGCGTGCGCCTGGACGCCGTCTTCGTGAACGCGGGCATCGCCAAGTTCGCCACACTCGCCGACGCCACCGAAGACCTGTGGGACCAGACGTTCGACACCAACGTCAAGGGCGTGTTCTTCCAACTGCAGGCGCTGGACCCCTTGCTCAACACGGGCGCGTCCATCGTGCTCAACGGGTCCATCAATGCCCATATCGGCATGCCGGCCTCGTCGATCTACGCGGCCAGCAAGGCGGCGCTGATCTCCCTGGCGAAGACGCTGTCGGCCGAATGGCTGCCGCGCGGCATCCGGGTCAATGTCGTCAGCCCCGGACCGGTCGCCACGCCGATCTACGGCAAGCTGGGCCTGGACGCCGACACGCTGGAGAAGACCGCCGCCAGCATCCAGGCGCAGATTCCGCTGGGCCGCTTTGGAACGCCGCAGGAGATCGCGGCGACCGTGCTGCACTTGGCCGCGCGCGAATCGGCCTTCATCGTGGGCACGGAGATCATTGCGGACGGTGGCATGAGCCAGCTTTGA
- a CDS encoding GNAT family N-acetyltransferase, with product MASILHAHPIGPAVRERDNCPTVTLRRFNVADVPMLLSMESDPEVMRYSTGVKAADDSRRRELLAWLDEPVTEIGHWVIDANGTAVGWVSLTPLGSTGRIQLAYRLCRSAWGQGIATQASAQVCDYAWRTLDVPEIVAVIWPGNDASVRVVKKLGFAFAGREHHYERETDVYVLLRPDAESGLSY from the coding sequence ATGGCATCCATCCTGCATGCACACCCCATCGGCCCCGCCGTCCGCGAACGCGACAATTGCCCAACCGTGACACTGCGCCGGTTCAACGTCGCTGACGTGCCGATGCTGCTGTCCATGGAGTCCGATCCGGAAGTGATGCGCTACAGCACAGGCGTGAAAGCCGCCGACGATTCGAGGCGCCGCGAATTGCTTGCCTGGCTTGATGAGCCCGTGACCGAGATCGGCCATTGGGTAATCGACGCGAACGGCACTGCCGTCGGCTGGGTCAGCCTGACGCCGCTTGGATCCACGGGTCGAATTCAGCTTGCCTACCGCCTGTGCCGATCAGCTTGGGGACAAGGCATCGCGACTCAGGCCAGCGCGCAAGTGTGCGATTACGCATGGCGGACGCTAGACGTGCCAGAAATTGTCGCAGTGATCTGGCCGGGCAACGACGCGTCCGTGCGCGTCGTAAAAAAACTAGGCTTTGCGTTCGCCGGGCGAGAGCACCACTACGAGCGAGAGACCGACGTTTACGTCCTGCTGCGTCCAGACGCGGAATCTGGCCTATCATACTGA
- a CDS encoding DUF6882 domain-containing protein, translated as MSDTTTPFDVQTYIAQSMEGMQAATTAHCATWHLDEAEQWSVDMDSGLIVFQLPGGIVATAPVQIIGTSNSEDGSFLWGWDHPSVPAELAEHAQLALAFGRAHGLPAYTERKVDCDDAQAWEFTAVAMRLGEASGTYRAQASETAHVWMTFGKVSLAKADGE; from the coding sequence ATGTCCGACACCACCACGCCCTTCGACGTCCAGACGTATATCGCCCAAAGCATGGAAGGCATGCAGGCCGCCACCACGGCGCATTGCGCGACCTGGCACCTGGACGAGGCCGAGCAATGGTCGGTGGATATGGATAGCGGCCTGATCGTGTTCCAGCTTCCGGGCGGCATCGTCGCCACCGCGCCGGTGCAGATCATCGGCACGTCCAACAGCGAAGATGGCAGTTTCCTGTGGGGCTGGGACCATCCGTCCGTGCCTGCCGAGCTGGCCGAGCACGCGCAACTGGCGCTGGCCTTCGGGCGGGCGCATGGGCTGCCCGCTTACACCGAGCGCAAGGTCGATTGCGACGACGCCCAGGCCTGGGAGTTCACCGCTGTCGCGATGCGTCTGGGCGAAGCCTCCGGCACGTATCGCGCGCAGGCGTCCGAGACGGCGCATGTGTGGATGACGTTCGGGAAAGTGTCGCTGGCCAAGGCGGATGGCGAATGA
- a CDS encoding site-2 protease family protein, with protein MTVASGAIGLLLAVALCALVHVTVMAFAGRALGVALDELSFGLGPRLLRAGKLSIRLLPVGGAVRFQTADDADVDPQHLEAQPLWAQLFIGASGCFALIALACALLGGMVGVQALVDGFANIVSGALSPLHTAQALLARVDTAAHGLPFPMLLGLTAATTAALNLLPLPGANGGYLLGALGKSAGLSKHWPASLTQILLLAYMALAASWLVAAVVYLSNGV; from the coding sequence ATGACGGTGGCGTCAGGGGCCATCGGCCTGTTGCTGGCCGTTGCCCTTTGTGCGCTGGTGCATGTGACGGTGATGGCCTTCGCGGGCCGCGCGCTGGGCGTGGCGCTGGACGAACTGTCGTTCGGGCTGGGGCCGCGGCTGTTGCGCGCAGGCAAGCTCAGCATTCGGCTGCTGCCCGTCGGCGGCGCGGTCCGTTTCCAGACGGCGGACGACGCGGACGTTGACCCGCAACACCTGGAAGCGCAGCCGCTCTGGGCGCAACTGTTCATCGGCGCATCCGGCTGCTTCGCGCTGATCGCGCTGGCGTGCGCGCTGCTCGGCGGAATGGTTGGCGTACAGGCGCTGGTGGATGGATTCGCGAACATCGTCAGCGGCGCGCTGTCGCCGCTGCACACGGCGCAGGCGCTGCTGGCCCGTGTGGATACCGCCGCGCACGGTCTGCCCTTCCCCATGTTGCTGGGCCTGACCGCCGCCACGACGGCCGCGCTTAACCTGCTGCCTTTGCCGGGCGCGAACGGCGGCTATCTGCTGGGCGCGCTGGGGAAAAGCGCCGGCTTGAGCAAGCACTGGCCGGCTTCCCTCACGCAGATCCTGCTGCTGGCTTATATGGCGCTGGCCGCGTCCTGGCTGGTCGCGGCGGTGGTGTATCTCAGCAACGGTGTCTGA